The genomic DNA TCCGAGAAAAATATCCACCACGACACTGACGATTAATTGGCCTGCAATAACCAACAACGTTGCCAATGTGGCCCCTAATTTTGGCGTGACAAAACTGTTGAGACCGACATAAAGCCCGCCGATGACACCACCAAAATACAAGTACCATGGAATAGAATTTAACGGTGCATAAAACCCTTGGCTAAAGAGCAACAGAATCGATAAAAACAAAAACCCGCCAATATGGTTAATCCAGCTGGAGTAAAATGCGCCGCTATGTGTGGCTAGCCGACCATTGAGTAAACGAGCGACCGCAATTAAAATTCCGTTAAACAGCGCCAAAACAATATATAAGGTCATAACTGCCCCTTCGCAACAACGATCAACATGCTGCCAAAGAAAATGAGTAAGCTCGATACCAACCGACGTGCTGTAAGCACTCTTTTCGCAAAGCCAAACCAACCCCATTGATCGGTTATCAAGCTAAATAATATTTGCCCTGTGATACTCAGCACTAGTGTTCCGGTAAAACCTAACGTGCTGTTGACTGTAATCACAGCTAATACCACTACAAAGGCGCCTGGAATACCCCCGAAGAAAGACCAAGTAGGCGCTTTCGATAAATTAGCCGTTGCCTCCGCCGTTCGTTTGTATCTTACCCATTGAACAATAAACAGTGCGGCAATTGCACCCGTGGCATGGGCAATCCATGAGGCGTAAATGGGTGAGACAAAGGCCATTAATTTACCATTTAAGGCGATCATCATGGCCAGTAAACCGCCGCCAAGCAACGCAACTAGAGAGACAAAAATTCGGTTCAAAAGATGACCTTAAGTTAAACTTTATCTGTTGAATGTAGCTGATGAATGTAAAAATAACAGCGCACAATGATACAGTGTTCTTTTTTAAGGAGCGAATGTTATGAAGCCACGCATCAGCATGATTACATTAGGGGTAGACGACCTTCAACGGGCCATAAAATTTTATCAGCATGGCCTTGGCTTTCCTCGCCACGGTGAAGGCGAAGATGAGAACGTTGCGTTTTTTAACTTACAGGGAACTTGGTTGGGTTTGTATGGTCGCGAAGCACTGGCCGAAGATGCTCAAGTAGCGTTTGAAACAAGCTCATTTAATTCATGTTCAATGTCTCACAACTTAGCGAGTGAAGCCGATGTGGACGAGGTTTATCAGCAAGCTATCGATGCGGGTGCACAGGTTGTTAAAGCCCCCCAGAAAGTTTTCTGGGGTGGCTATAGCGGATATTTCAAAGACCCTGATGGGCACTTGTGGGAAATTGCCCACAACCCCTTTGCTTGGATAGGGCCAAAAGATACCGATTCGTGAATTAGGCGAATGGTTTAAACGTCGCCTCGGTATTCACCTCGTGCTGGGTAGCTGTTTTTAATGACAAAATCCAAGGCACCCACCAGCTCGGCAAAGTTTGGTCGTATAAACGGCATGGTTTGTATCGAAGAAAAATACAGGCTTTGATCTGGGCTTATTAAGAATAAACCGGGCTCAGAAAACAACGCAGGCTCTTCTATACCCAGCGATGTTTTTCCACGCGACGTAGAAATAAACAAACCCCACTCTTTTGCGACAGTTAACGGTAAATCGTACGCAAATTGTAACGTGCTTGAGCCAACTTTATCGGCCATGACTTGAGTGCGCTCTTGATTATCACTGCTAACCGCCACTACTGTAATTCCGTGCTCAGCTAATGCGGGTAATTGTTCATCGAGCTCTTTCAAATATTTAGCGCAAATAGGGCAATGCAAACCGCGGTAAAACACCACCAAGGTACCGCGATCGCCACTGGCGGTGGATAAATCAAACTCAGCACCCCCTAATGTGGGTAGTTTAAGGTTTGGCGTTTTTTGACGTGGAATAAGCATAGTGGCACCTCTTTTTAAGTTAGAATCACACTTTACAGTACATTCTGCTATCATATGTGCATATTTGATGATGGAATGTACAAAAAGATGCCTCTTGATCGCCTAAGCACCTTATTCCGACAAGCTCACTTCAGCATCGCCAACCCACCCCCAAACTTATCAGCACCAATGTTGGTGCTCTCTGAGGCTCAGTCAGGACACATCGAGATTCGCTATCAGCGCAGCGCTCAAAATAGCAATAATGATCCTCTCGCTATATTCATAGATTTTGGCGGAGAGCAAAGTGCACTGTTTCAAGCCATTCCAGATGCAATTAGAATGAATTTGAATCCGCAACACGCAGCATGGGCGGTGGCACAAACGGTCTTAACCGAACTCCAAACACCTCGATGTGGCGGTCCTATTATGTTGGAACGGCTGGTCGAAGTTTTGATGATATATCTGCTTCGGGATGCCATAGAATTTGGGGCTCAACAGACGGGCATGTTATTAGGGCTGGCCGACCCTCAATTAAAACATGCATTAGTTGCTGTGCATGACTCCCCAGACCACCCTTGGACCGTAGATGAGTTGGCGCATCAAAGTGGAGTTTCTAGAACCGTTTTTTATAAACGTTTTAATGAAAAAGTAGGCTGCTCCCCTTCTCACTACCTCCGCCAATGGCGACTAACTTTAGCCAGAAGCCAACTGCTTAAAGGCCATCGAATTAGCCAAGTTGCAAAGTCAATTGGGTATCAATCTAACGAAGGATTCTCACGGGCGTTCCACCAGCATTTTGGGGAATGGCCGAGTGAGGTGGGGGAGTGAGGGTTTTTGGCTTCGGGCTGCTGGTAAGGTCACAACACCGGAACAGTCGCGTCTTCGCTTTGCTGCGAACACTCCTACCCTGGCTGCTAGCCCTGTAGGAGTGTCCGAAACATAGTGGAGGCGCGACAATCGTTGTGTTCTTTACTTGCAGCTTGAAGCTAAAAACTTGCAGCTTTCCAAAACCTTAAGGCACTGGGTGACCGTCAGAAGCGGTCCAGATTTCGAACCAGGTGTGGCGGTCTATCTTAATGTTTAACGCTTCGCTTAAGCCGTTTATTCGGCTTATGTTGTTGGTTCCTGCTACCGGCATAATATTAGCTGGATGTGCTAACAACCAAGCTATCGCGACCAAATCTACACGCGTGTTTTGAGCTTCAGCAACACGTGATAACAACGGCATTACCCGCTGCGCCGCTGCACTATTGCCAAATATTTCCCCGCCGGCTAATGGCGACCATGCCATGATTTTTATATCGTCGTTTTGCAGCGCCGATACATCACCGTTTCTGAAAGGCTCTTTGGCAAGAACGTTCATTTCGATTTGGTTCAGCACCAATTTATGGTGCATATTTTTTTGCAGCCATCGCCAATCTTCAGGCTTAAAATTAGAAACGCCAATAGTTTTGACCTTGCCTGAATCAATCAATACATCTAACGCTCGGCCAGTTTTTTCTGCGTCCATGAAAGGATCAGGGCGATGCAAAAGCAGTGTATCTACAACATCGGTTTGCAACAGCCGCAAAGATTCCGTGACACTTTTTTCAATGTACTCTGGCGATGTATCGTAAAACCCGACATTGCGTTCAGGAAATTTGTCGGTGTTCATGCAGATATCGCATTTAGTCACTATCTCCATTTGATCTCTAAGTGACTTGTTTTCTGCGAGCGCCAATCCAAATAGCTTTTCGCATTCGTGATTACCATAAATATCGGCATGATCAATTGTAGTGATGCCTTCCGCCAATACGGCATCAATTTTTGCACGTACGTTCTTAATGCTGGTATCCGAATCATCAGCCAAACGCCAAGCGCCATAAATAAGGCGACTTAGACTCACCGAAGAATTTGGCAACGTAATTCTTTGCATAACACACCTATAAACCCTAAAAATTAAGGTAACTGTAACGCTACAGCGGCCAATAGCAACCAACCACCACGTGAAAATTCGCACTTTGGTGCGAACCCCAAACAAGCCAACCAAACTGAAAACTGTTAAACTGAGTAAAAACCAATAGGAACCTAGCTTTGTTGTATATCTCGAATAACGTCAGCCTCAGCAGCGACGAAATAGAGCTTAACGCCATCCGCGCTCAAGGCGCCGGCGGACAAAATGTCAACAAAGTCTCATCTGCAATTCACCTGCGCTTCAATATACACTCATCTTCACTGCCCTACTTCTACAAAGAACGTCTACTTGCCTTAAAAGACAGCCGCATCACAGCCGATGGCATCGTCATCATCAAGGCCCAACAACACCGAACCCAAGAAAAAAACAGAACAGACGCGCTAGAGCGCCTAAAAACCCTCATTTTAGAAGCCACCGTAGTTCAGAAAACACGAAGGCCCACCAAACCTAGCCGTAACTCGCAAAAGCGCCGAATGGATAAGAAAACCAAACACAGTCGGACAAAGGCTTTGAGAGGCAGGGTTAAGGACGGGTAAAAAACAACGGATGTTGTTTTTTAGTTTTGGGCTTCGAGCTGCGGGCTGCGGGAAAGTTCAAAAGATTAAAACAATCGCGTCCTTGCTTTGAGGGCTAGCTTTGGCGGTGGGTTGCGCTGGAGCGGGCATCTGAGCCATGGATGGCGAAGTTTAGCGGTGCAGGATGCACGCACAGCGACCCGCGGAAGTGGAACACGCTGCCGAAGCGGGTTTGACCTGTTTTATGCTGCGGGCTTCGGGCTACGGGCTACGGGTTAGATCAAAACATTTAAAACAGTCGCGGCTTCGCTTTGCTTCGCGCGCTCCTACTTGTGTGGCATTGGTGATTAGCTTTGGCGGTGGGTTTCACTGGAGCGGGCATCTGAGCCATGGATGGCGAAGTTTAGCGGTGCAGGATGCACGAACAGCGACCCGCGGAAGTGGAACACTCTGCCGAAGCGGGTTTAACCTGTTTTATGCTGCGGGCTTCGGGCTACGGGTTAGATCAAAACATTTAAAACAGTCGCGGCTTCGCTTTGCTTCGCGCGCTCCTACTTGTGTGGCATTGGTGATTAGCTTTGGCGGTGGGTTTCACTGGAGCGGGCCTCTGAGCCATGGATGGCGAAGTTTAGCGGTGCAGGATGCACGAACAGCGACCCGCGGAAGTGGAACACGCTGCCGAAGCGGATTTAACCTGTTTCAGGCTGCGGGCTTCGGGCTGCGGGTAGGGTCAAAACATTTAAAACAGTCGCGGCTTCGCTTTGCTTCGCGCGCTCCTACTTGTGTGGCATTGGAGACTAGCTTTGGCGGTGGGTTTCACTGGAGCGGGCATCTGAGCCATGGATGGCGAAGTTTAGCGGTGCAGGATGCACGAACAGCGACCCGCGGAAGTGGAACACGCTGCCGAAGCGGGTTTAACCTGTTTCGGGCTGCGGGCTTCAAGTAAGGTCAAAACATTAGAACATTCGCGTCTTCGCTTTGCTTCGAGCGCTCCAAGCGAGAACCCTTAATACTTACCGCTTTAAAATGTTCCTCACGTTTTCAGCCAGTTTCTGTATTTTGGTAAATTTGCTTCTATACTGAAAAAACAGCAATTTATCGAGTAGGTTGACAGAGTATGGCAGAACAAAAATATAGATTGGTCACTCGGAGTGATTTTGATGGCTTGGTTTGTGCCGCCATTTTAAAAGAACTCGATATGATCGACGATATCTTATTCGTGCACCCTAAAGACATGCAAGATGGCAAAATTGAGATCACATCGAATGACATAACCACCAATCTGCCATTTGTAGAAGGCGCCTATCTAGCCTTTGACCATCATTTAAGTGAAACCATTCGTAATGAAAAAAGAGCAAACCACATAATTGACCCTACCGCTCCTTCAGCGGCGAGGGTTGTATACGATTATTATGGTGGCAAAGAAAACATAGGTCACATTTCAGATGAGCTTATGATCGCGGTGGATAAAGGCGATTCAGCAAACTTTACCAAAGATGAAATTCTAGACCCTCGTGGCTGGGATTTAATGAACTTCTTAATGGATGCACGAACCGGTCTTGGCCGCTTTAGAGAATTCACCATTTCTAATTATCAATTAATGATGAAACTTATTGATGAGTGTCGTCGCAATCCCATAGAAGAAATTTTAAAAATGCCCGATGTTCATGAGCGCGTCGAGCTTTATATGGAACACCAAACCAAAGCGAACGAACAAATAATGCGCTGTGCCACAGTTCATAAAAACTTGGTCGTGCTAGACTTGCAAAATGAAGACCCCATTTGGGCAACCAATCGTTTCATTATTTATGCCTTGTTCCCACAATGTAATATTTCTATTCATAGAATGTGGGGCCTAAAGCAACAGAACACGGTATTTGCCATCGGCAAATCGATTCTTGATAAGTCTTCAAAAACCAATGTCGGTGAACTTTGTTTATCTTATAACGGTGGCGGCCATCATGCTGCAGGAACCTGCCAAGTGAGCAATGAAGAAGCGGATGATGTTTTAGCGATTCTGATTGATAAAATCACGCGAGACGGTTAAAGACTATAAAAAAAGGGGTGAACAATGATTCGGCAGGCCACCAATACCGACTTTCCTGAGTTAGCCGACATATATCACGATGCAAGCTTGCTGGCTCACCCCTTCATAGACCCTGAATTTATTGCGAAAGATCGGCACCGAGTTCGAGATGAATACCTTCCATTGAATCAGTCTTATGTCTATGAAAAACATAGACAAATTCTTGGATTTATCTCACTGACACAAAGCCACATCAATGGATTGTTTGTTTCCGTAGATGAACAACGCAAAGGAATTGGTTCTGATTTAATTGAACACGCTAAAGAACGACATGAGCAGTTAGAATTATATTGCTTTGCCGACAATTACAAAGCGCAACGCTTTTACTTTTCTCAAGGCTTCGAAGTTACAGGAGAACAAAAAAATGCGCACTTGCCATTTGATGAGTACATCATGCGTTGGGAAAAAGCCGCGGCTTAATCCCCACGCATTGTGATCGCGTTTAGCCTAAATAACGATTCTTAATATGATCAATAAAGTAACTCGAGTTAAGTGGTTCACCCGTCGCATTAATCATTAACTCATCGTAACTGTTCAAGCTGCCCTGGCTCCAAATATTTTTCCCTAACCAATCAAATATCGGTGCAAGCTCAAACGACGCAATTAAATCGGCCGCATTAGGGATTTGCTTTAACATGGCATCATGCAATTGAGCCGCATTCATGGCCCCTAATGTATAAGAAGGGAAATAACCCACCGCGCCACCTGGCCAATGCACATCTTGCATAGGACCATTCTTATAATCACCGCGCGTATCTAGCCCTAAGTATCGACTCATCGCGTCATTCCAGCGATCAGGAATGTCTTTGACACTGGCTGAACCTAAAATAATATCACGCTCTAATTCATAGCGAAGAATAACGTGTAATGGATAAGTTACTTCATCGGCATTGACTCGAATTAACCCCGGTTCAACGTGCGTATACATTTTACGCATATTCTCCGCGCTGTAGGCTGGGTCGTTACCCGCGTATTGTTGCACTAATGGCGCGATGGCACTAATAAACGGCGCCGAACGACCCATTTGCATTTCAAAAAACAAACTTTGGCTTTCGTGTACGCCCATACCCATGGCTTGACCTACGGGCTGGTAACGCCAGTCTTTCGGCAAACCCGTTTCGTAGCGTGAGTGCCCCGTCTCATGGATAACACCCATAATGCCTTCAATAACGTTGTTTTCATCGTAACGTGACGTGATTCGGCTGTCGTCACTCACGCCACCACTAAACGGGTGTGCGGCTTCGTCTAAACGGCCTTGGTTAAAGTCAAACCCTAGCGCGCCCATTAACGCTTTCGCCAGTTCGATTTGTTTAGACTTAGCCACCGGTGCCGAAGGCTGAATTATCGGTGAAGCCGCGTTTTGCTTTTCCGTAATCTGTTGCAATAAACCTGGAATGGTTTCTTTTAATTCAGCAAAAACTGGATCAATCCGGCTCATTTTTGTGCCCGGATCAAATATATCGAGCATGGCTTCGTAGTCATTCGCATAACCATTTTCTGCACCCAAAGCACTGTTAAGTGCTTGTGCTTTCTCTTTGGTTAAGTCGAACACTTTTTGCAACATGGGCTCAAAGTCGGCCCAGTTGTTGTCTGCTCGCATCGTTCGCCACGCGTATTCACATTCATTTGTCGCGATCGAGATGGCTTCTACCAAAGCTTTGGGCATGGCAGTGGCGTGCTGCCATTCTTTTTTCATTTGTTTTAAGTTAGCTAGTTGCCAAGTATTTAATTTTGTCTGTTCCTGTTCTGCACGCGCGAAGTCATCGGCCAATGCCGGGTTTTGCAATATCTCAGTCGTTAATACGCTAAGCTCAGCTAATGCTCGGCCTCGTGCATCGTTACCACCACTGGGCATCATGACTTGCTGGTCCCAACCTAACATAGCGCCCGCGTGATCTAATTGTGCAAGCCTATAAAAGGTTTTTTCTAGTGAGGCGTAACTCATTGATATTGCTCCCTTAGCGATTGTCGAAACAGTAAAAGTTCGTCAGTATAGTGGCTTATTCCATAAAGTATTACGAGTCATCTAATGTTGTTATCTGATTTGACTGTCAAAATTGGTGCACAGTCTTTGTTATCTGTAAAAAACTGGGAGATCCAACCATCTGAGTCTTGGCTGGTCATGGGCACAAACGGCAGCGGTAAAACCACACTAGGAAAAGTACTGGCCGGAGAACAGTCTCTTGCCTCG from Reinekea marina includes the following:
- a CDS encoding DMT family transporter translates to MTLYIVLALFNGILIAVARLLNGRLATHSGAFYSSWINHIGGFLFLSILLLFSQGFYAPLNSIPWYLYFGGVIGGLYVGLNSFVTPKLGATLATLLVIAGQLIVSVVVDIFLGNIRLNLNWPSLQLVIGCLMLVAGFYLMSVVKDEKRSN
- a CDS encoding carboxypeptidase M32 gives rise to the protein MSYASLEKTFYRLAQLDHAGAMLGWDQQVMMPSGGNDARGRALAELSVLTTEILQNPALADDFARAEQEQTKLNTWQLANLKQMKKEWQHATAMPKALVEAISIATNECEYAWRTMRADNNWADFEPMLQKVFDLTKEKAQALNSALGAENGYANDYEAMLDIFDPGTKMSRIDPVFAELKETIPGLLQQITEKQNAASPIIQPSAPVAKSKQIELAKALMGALGFDFNQGRLDEAAHPFSGGVSDDSRITSRYDENNVIEGIMGVIHETGHSRYETGLPKDWRYQPVGQAMGMGVHESQSLFFEMQMGRSAPFISAIAPLVQQYAGNDPAYSAENMRKMYTHVEPGLIRVNADEVTYPLHVILRYELERDIILGSASVKDIPDRWNDAMSRYLGLDTRGDYKNGPMQDVHWPGGAVGYFPSYTLGAMNAAQLHDAMLKQIPNAADLIASFELAPIFDWLGKNIWSQGSLNSYDELMINATGEPLNSSYFIDHIKNRYLG
- a CDS encoding helix-turn-helix transcriptional regulator — protein: MCIFDDGMYKKMPLDRLSTLFRQAHFSIANPPPNLSAPMLVLSEAQSGHIEIRYQRSAQNSNNDPLAIFIDFGGEQSALFQAIPDAIRMNLNPQHAAWAVAQTVLTELQTPRCGGPIMLERLVEVLMIYLLRDAIEFGAQQTGMLLGLADPQLKHALVAVHDSPDHPWTVDELAHQSGVSRTVFYKRFNEKVGCSPSHYLRQWRLTLARSQLLKGHRISQVAKSIGYQSNEGFSRAFHQHFGEWPSEVGE
- a CDS encoding VOC family protein, with product MKPRISMITLGVDDLQRAIKFYQHGLGFPRHGEGEDENVAFFNLQGTWLGLYGREALAEDAQVAFETSSFNSCSMSHNLASEADVDEVYQQAIDAGAQVVKAPQKVFWGGYSGYFKDPDGHLWEIAHNPFAWIGPKDTDS
- a CDS encoding exopolyphosphatase, with the translated sequence MAEQKYRLVTRSDFDGLVCAAILKELDMIDDILFVHPKDMQDGKIEITSNDITTNLPFVEGAYLAFDHHLSETIRNEKRANHIIDPTAPSAARVVYDYYGGKENIGHISDELMIAVDKGDSANFTKDEILDPRGWDLMNFLMDARTGLGRFREFTISNYQLMMKLIDECRRNPIEEILKMPDVHERVELYMEHQTKANEQIMRCATVHKNLVVLDLQNEDPIWATNRFIIYALFPQCNISIHRMWGLKQQNTVFAIGKSILDKSSKTNVGELCLSYNGGGHHAAGTCQVSNEEADDVLAILIDKITRDG
- the arfB gene encoding alternative ribosome rescue aminoacyl-tRNA hydrolase ArfB, whose product is MLYISNNVSLSSDEIELNAIRAQGAGGQNVNKVSSAIHLRFNIHSSSLPYFYKERLLALKDSRITADGIVIIKAQQHRTQEKNRTDALERLKTLILEATVVQKTRRPTKPSRNSQKRRMDKKTKHSRTKALRGRVKDG
- a CDS encoding DMT family transporter — translated: MMIALNGKLMAFVSPIYASWIAHATGAIAALFIVQWVRYKRTAEATANLSKAPTWSFFGGIPGAFVVVLAVITVNSTLGFTGTLVLSITGQILFSLITDQWGWFGFAKRVLTARRLVSSLLIFFGSMLIVVAKGQL
- a CDS encoding aldo/keto reductase, with amino-acid sequence MRIFTWWLVAIGRCSVTVTLIFRVYRCVMQRITLPNSSVSLSRLIYGAWRLADDSDTSIKNVRAKIDAVLAEGITTIDHADIYGNHECEKLFGLALAENKSLRDQMEIVTKCDICMNTDKFPERNVGFYDTSPEYIEKSVTESLRLLQTDVVDTLLLHRPDPFMDAEKTGRALDVLIDSGKVKTIGVSNFKPEDWRWLQKNMHHKLVLNQIEMNVLAKEPFRNGDVSALQNDDIKIMAWSPLAGGEIFGNSAAAQRVMPLLSRVAEAQNTRVDLVAIAWLLAHPANIMPVAGTNNISRINGLSEALNIKIDRHTWFEIWTASDGHPVP
- a CDS encoding peroxiredoxin-like family protein; translated protein: MIAECTVKCDSNLKRGATMLIPRQKTPNLKLPTLGGAEFDLSTASGDRGTLVVFYRGLHCPICAKYLKELDEQLPALAEHGITVVAVSSDNQERTQVMADKVGSSTLQFAYDLPLTVAKEWGLFISTSRGKTSLGIEEPALFSEPGLFLISPDQSLYFSSIQTMPFIRPNFAELVGALDFVIKNSYPARGEYRGDV
- a CDS encoding GNAT family N-acetyltransferase; the protein is MIRQATNTDFPELADIYHDASLLAHPFIDPEFIAKDRHRVRDEYLPLNQSYVYEKHRQILGFISLTQSHINGLFVSVDEQRKGIGSDLIEHAKERHEQLELYCFADNYKAQRFYFSQGFEVTGEQKNAHLPFDEYIMRWEKAAA